The following proteins are co-located in the Phragmites australis chromosome 10, lpPhrAust1.1, whole genome shotgun sequence genome:
- the LOC133883335 gene encoding pectate lyase-like has product MAGSKDARSPLLILFYVLAVAATVAVAQATNVTSDEEYWAKRAEEARAYNSAAFVSDPISTMNRFNKDVLRATTRRSLAKYKGPCMAINPIDRCWRCRDDWAKDRKRLVQCARGFGHKTVGGVDGKFYVVTDASDDEMIIPKKGTLRYGIIQDRPLWIVFARDMVIQLRQELIVNRNKTIDGRGAQVHIVGAQITVQNVEHVIIHNVHIHHAVQHSGGMIRDSKHHYGQRSRSDGDGISIMASSNIWIDHVSMYNCSDGLIDVVNGSTAITISNGHFTKHDHVMLFGASNSNPQDKIMQITVAFNHFGKGLVQRMPRCRFGFFHVVNNDYTHWIMYAIGGNKNPTIISQGNRFIAPDDVNAKEVTKREYTPYSEYKEWVWKSQGDVMMNGAFFNESGGQNERKYDQLDFIPAKHGRYVGQLTQFAGTLKCLVGKPC; this is encoded by the exons ATGGCGGGCTCCAAAGACGCGAGGAGCCCCCTCCTCATTCTCTTCTacgtcctcgccgtcgccgccacgGTGGCAGTGGCGCAGGCAACGAACGTCACCTCCGATGAGGAGTACTGGGCGAAGCGCGCCGAGGAAGCCCGCGCGTACAACAGCGCCGCCTTCGTTAGTGACCCCATCTCCACCATGAACCGCTTCAACAAGGACGTGCtgag GGCCACGACGCGCCGCTCGCTGGCGAAGTACAAGGGTCCGTGCATGGCGATCAACCCCATCGACCGGTGCTGGCGCTGCCGCGACGACTGGGCCAAGGATCGCAAGCGGCTCGTGCAGTGCGCGCGGGGGTTCGGGCACAAGACCGTCGGCGGCGTGGACGGTAAGTTCTACGTGGTGACGGACGCGAGCGACGACGAGATGATCATCCCCAAGAAGGGCACGCTCCGGTACGGCATCATTCAGGACCGGCCGCTGTGGATCGTCTTCGCGCGCGACATGGTCATCCAGCTCCGGCAGGAGCTCATCGTGAACCGCAACAAGACCATCGACGGGCGCGGCGCGCAGGTGCACATCGTCGGCGCGCAGATCACGGTCCAGAACGTGGAGCACGTCATCATCCACAACGTCCACATCCACCACGCCGTGCAACACAGCGGCGGCATGATCCGCGACTCCAAGCACCACTACGGCCAGCGGTCCCGGAGCGACGGCGACGGCATCTCCATCATGGCCTCCAGCAACATCTGGATCGACCACGTCTCCATGTACAACTGCTCCGATGGGCTCATCGACGTCGTCAACGGGTCCACCGCCATCACCATCTCCAACGGCCACTTCACCAAGCACGATCACGTGATGCTGTTCGGGGCAAGCAACTCGAACCCGCAGGACAAGATCATGCAGATcaccgtcgccttcaaccacttCGGGAAAGGGCTCGTGCAGAGGATGCCAAGGTGCCGGTTCGGGTTCTTCCACGTGGTGAACAACGACTACACGCACTGGATCATGTACGCCATCGGCGGGAACAAGAACCCGACCATCATCAGCCAGGGCAACCGGTTCATCGCCCCCGACGACGTCAACGCCAAGGAGGTGACGAAGCGGGAGTACACGCCGTACAGCGAGTATAAGGAGTGGGTGTGGAAGTCGCAGGGCGACGTGATGATGAACGGCGCCTTCTTCAACGAGTCCGGCGGCCAGAACGAGCGCAAGTACGACCAGCTCGACTTCATCCCTGCCAAGCACGGCCGATACGTCGGGCAGCTCACGCAGTTCGCCGGCACGCTCAAGTGCCTCGTCGGCAAGCCGTGCTAG